One stretch of Streptomyces sp. MMBL 11-1 DNA includes these proteins:
- a CDS encoding MFS transporter, producing the protein MTRPISLPPVTAAGLPALQRRTSAVLIVSQILGGLGVAVGIALAPILAVEVSGSPALSGLAPTASVVGTALLSLPLAALMATRGRRSGLTLAYLIGALGGGLVVLATVLPSFPLLLLGMAAFGAGSLAGLQARFAAADLVGPERRGRAISTVVWATTIGSVVGPNISAPAGRLFRGTPVPEAAGPYLCSAAVFLLAGLVVALALRPDPLLTARALAPEGPAGPPKRSLRAGIEAVRESPMARLALLTVTVSHTAMVSIMVMTPVDLGRHGAGLQLIGLVISGHIAGMYAFSPVMGWLADRFGRLAVIGLAVGLLSCAALLAGTAGPRHGQTAAGLFLLGLGWSAGMIAGSALLTDAVPRSAHAAVQGLSDLTMNAAAAVGGAAAGVIVAQWGYGPLNAIGAALLLPVAAIALRRSLRRPGAVSG; encoded by the coding sequence GTGACGCGACCCATCTCCCTCCCCCCGGTCACGGCCGCCGGTCTGCCCGCTCTTCAGCGCCGGACGTCGGCCGTGCTCATCGTCAGCCAGATACTCGGCGGCCTCGGCGTGGCCGTCGGCATCGCCCTGGCCCCGATACTGGCCGTCGAGGTGAGCGGGTCACCGGCGCTGTCCGGGCTGGCGCCGACCGCGTCCGTCGTCGGCACGGCGCTGCTGTCGCTGCCGCTGGCCGCCCTGATGGCCACCCGGGGCCGCAGGTCCGGTCTGACACTCGCCTATCTGATCGGTGCGCTGGGCGGTGGCCTGGTGGTCCTCGCCACGGTGCTGCCCAGCTTCCCGCTGCTGCTCCTCGGCATGGCCGCGTTCGGCGCGGGGTCCCTGGCCGGTCTCCAGGCCCGGTTCGCGGCGGCCGACCTGGTGGGGCCCGAGCGGCGGGGGCGGGCGATCTCCACCGTCGTCTGGGCCACCACGATCGGCTCGGTCGTGGGCCCCAACATCTCGGCCCCGGCCGGCCGGCTGTTCCGCGGTACGCCGGTGCCCGAGGCCGCCGGACCGTATCTGTGCTCGGCAGCCGTGTTCCTGCTCGCCGGGCTGGTCGTGGCGCTCGCGCTGCGTCCGGATCCGCTCCTCACCGCCCGCGCCCTGGCCCCGGAGGGCCCGGCGGGGCCGCCGAAGCGCTCCCTGCGCGCCGGAATCGAGGCCGTCCGGGAGTCGCCGATGGCGCGGCTCGCCCTGCTGACGGTCACCGTGTCGCACACCGCCATGGTGTCGATCATGGTCATGACCCCGGTCGACCTGGGCCGGCACGGCGCGGGTCTCCAGTTGATCGGGCTCGTGATCAGCGGGCACATCGCGGGCATGTACGCGTTCTCACCGGTGATGGGGTGGCTGGCCGACCGGTTCGGCCGGCTGGCCGTGATCGGGCTGGCCGTCGGACTGCTGAGCTGCGCCGCGCTGCTCGCGGGCACCGCCGGGCCCCGGCACGGGCAGACCGCCGCGGGCCTGTTCCTGCTGGGCCTCGGCTGGTCGGCGGGGATGATCGCCGGTTCGGCGCTGCTCACCGACGCGGTACCGCGCTCCGCCCACGCCGCGGTGCAGGGGCTGTCGGACCTGACCATGAACGCGGCGGCGGCCGTCGGCGGGGCGGCGGCCGGGGTGATCGTCGCCCAGTGGGGGTACGGCCCCCTCAACGCGATCGGCGCCGCACTGCTGCTGCCGGTCGCCGCGATCGCCCTGCGCCGGAGCCTGCGGCGGCCGGGAGCGGTCAGCGGCTGA
- a CDS encoding cupin domain-containing protein, translating into MTTHDQLPASFAVHIPDAELVPEPLDPAQIVSGEPVVTGKVLWESADGKQLRGIWQITPGVVTDTEANELFVVVGGRATVEVEGGATLEIGPGDACVLREGDRTTWTVHETLRKAYHISL; encoded by the coding sequence ATGACGACACATGACCAGCTCCCCGCCTCCTTCGCCGTGCACATCCCGGACGCCGAACTCGTACCGGAACCTCTCGATCCGGCGCAGATCGTCTCGGGCGAACCCGTGGTGACGGGCAAGGTGCTGTGGGAATCCGCCGACGGCAAGCAGCTCCGGGGGATCTGGCAGATCACCCCCGGCGTGGTCACCGACACCGAGGCGAACGAGCTGTTCGTGGTCGTCGGCGGACGGGCGACGGTCGAGGTGGAGGGCGGGGCGACGCTGGAGATCGGTCCGGGGGACGCCTGCGTCCTGCGCGAGGGCGACCGGACGACCTGGACGGTTCATGAGACGCTCCGCAAGGCGTACCACATCAGCCTCTGA
- a CDS encoding pseudouridine-5'-phosphate glycosidase, whose translation MPQNPPDRRPADTKNPEPDAYEPALSAEVRAALEAGLPVVALESTIIAHGLPRPRNLSVARELEGLVRSAGAVPATIAVLDGRALIGLSEGQLGRIAGDPAVRKLGHRDLAPALAAGASGATTVSATAFLAARAGIGVFATGGLGGVHREWAESQDESADLRLLARTGITVVCAGVKSILDIPATLQRLETLGVSVVGHGTGHFPGFYLSSSGEPVDWTVHSPEEVVEVIRAKEALGGPPAALVVANPVAERDQLDPVLHDRVLAEALEACRERGVSGQGVTPFLLDQLTRRTGGASLEANLAAVRGNVALAARIAVAAADAR comes from the coding sequence ATGCCTCAGAACCCACCGGACCGACGTCCCGCGGATACGAAGAACCCTGAGCCGGACGCCTACGAACCCGCGCTCTCGGCAGAGGTGCGCGCCGCGCTGGAGGCGGGTCTGCCCGTGGTGGCGCTGGAGTCGACGATCATCGCGCACGGTCTGCCGCGCCCCCGCAACCTGTCCGTGGCCCGGGAGCTGGAGGGGCTCGTCCGGTCCGCCGGCGCCGTCCCGGCCACCATCGCCGTCCTGGACGGGCGGGCCCTGATCGGCCTGAGCGAGGGCCAGTTGGGGCGGATCGCCGGGGACCCGGCGGTACGCAAGCTGGGGCACCGCGATCTCGCCCCGGCGCTCGCCGCCGGGGCGAGCGGGGCGACGACGGTGTCCGCGACGGCGTTCCTGGCGGCGCGGGCGGGGATCGGCGTCTTCGCGACGGGCGGGCTCGGCGGCGTACACCGGGAGTGGGCCGAGAGCCAGGACGAGTCGGCCGATCTGCGGCTGCTCGCCCGCACCGGGATCACCGTGGTCTGCGCGGGGGTCAAGTCGATCCTCGACATCCCGGCGACCCTCCAGCGGCTGGAGACCCTCGGCGTCTCCGTCGTCGGCCACGGCACCGGACACTTCCCCGGCTTCTACCTGAGCAGCTCCGGCGAACCCGTCGACTGGACGGTGCACAGCCCCGAGGAGGTGGTGGAGGTCATCCGGGCGAAGGAGGCGCTGGGCGGCCCGCCGGCCGCGCTGGTCGTCGCCAACCCCGTGGCGGAACGGGATCAGTTGGATCCCGTACTGCACGACCGGGTGCTGGCGGAGGCGCTGGAGGCGTGCCGGGAGCGGGGCGTCTCGGGGCAGGGCGTCACTCCCTTCCTGCTGGACCAGCTGACGCGGCGGACCGGGGGCGCGTCGCTGGAGGCGAACCTGGCGGCCGTCCGCGGGAACGTGGCTCTCGCGGCGCGGATCGCCGTCGCGGCGGCGGACGCCCGGTGA
- a CDS encoding carbohydrate kinase family protein produces MNRPAAGDGLLVVGDVVTDVVARYGSALAHGTDTAARIRTLAGGAGANVACWAVRSGCPEVRLLARAGAESADWHREELERAGVRAFLAVDDAFPTATVIALVDAAAERTFLTDGGAVLRLAVEDFAPSMLDGVGRLHLSGYLLFAAVSRAAALLALRTALERGVPVSVDPASAGFLGELGPRRFLEFAEGAELLLPNADEARLLTGLPGPEAAAAELSRHFPRVVVTLGARGAVVAAGGEVVGRVPAPPVPEPVDSTGAGDAFTGGFLAALLAGADDLAAAAEGCRAGAVAVATVGGRPPVR; encoded by the coding sequence GTGAACCGTCCGGCGGCGGGCGATGGGCTGTTGGTGGTGGGGGACGTGGTGACGGATGTGGTGGCGCGGTACGGATCGGCGCTCGCCCACGGTACGGACACGGCAGCCCGGATCCGTACGCTGGCGGGCGGCGCCGGGGCCAACGTCGCCTGCTGGGCCGTGCGTTCGGGCTGCCCGGAGGTGCGGCTGCTGGCCAGGGCGGGGGCGGAGTCGGCCGACTGGCACCGGGAGGAGCTGGAGCGGGCGGGGGTACGGGCGTTCCTGGCGGTGGACGACGCGTTCCCGACGGCGACCGTCATCGCCCTGGTCGACGCGGCGGCCGAGCGCACGTTCCTGACCGACGGCGGGGCGGTACTGCGGCTCGCCGTCGAGGACTTCGCGCCCTCGATGCTCGACGGCGTCGGGAGGCTGCATCTGTCCGGCTATCTCCTGTTCGCCGCGGTGAGCCGGGCCGCCGCCCTCCTCGCGCTGCGCACCGCCTTGGAGCGGGGCGTTCCGGTGAGCGTGGACCCGGCGTCGGCCGGGTTCCTCGGCGAGCTGGGGCCCCGGCGTTTCCTGGAGTTCGCGGAGGGCGCGGAGCTGCTGCTGCCGAACGCGGACGAGGCCCGGCTGCTCACCGGGCTGCCCGGACCGGAGGCCGCGGCGGCCGAGTTGAGCCGGCACTTCCCGCGCGTCGTCGTCACCCTGGGGGCGCGCGGAGCCGTGGTGGCCGCCGGGGGCGAGGTCGTCGGCCGCGTCCCCGCCCCGCCGGTGCCCGAGCCGGTCGACTCGACGGGGGCGGGCGACGCGTTCACCGGCGGGTTCCTCGCGGCGCTGCTGGCCGGGGCGGACGACCTGGCCGCGGCGGCCGAGGGCTGCCGGGCGGGGGCGGTGGCCGTGGCCACGGTGGGCGGCCGGCCGCCGGTCCGGTGA
- a CDS encoding uridine kinase translates to MRLEAITWERLAGELARYGDGLSAADGGPWLALGIDGAPAARPGEAAESLARELRLLGRAVLVISTEGFLRPASLRFEYGKRDPDAYAHSWYDTGALWREVFGPLEAGGSGRVLPDLWDPVTDRATRTPYHALPEGGVVLVHGPFLLGHWFPFALSVHLRLSPGALRRRTAEPERWTLPAFARYEDEVAPTDRADVVVRADDPARPAWSGLPGGG, encoded by the coding sequence GTGCGACTCGAAGCGATCACCTGGGAACGGCTGGCCGGCGAACTGGCACGGTACGGCGACGGGCTGTCCGCCGCCGACGGCGGGCCCTGGCTCGCACTCGGCATCGACGGCGCGCCGGCCGCCCGCCCCGGCGAGGCCGCCGAGAGCCTCGCGCGGGAACTGCGGCTGCTCGGCCGCGCGGTGCTCGTCATCTCCACCGAGGGCTTCCTGCGCCCGGCGAGCCTGCGCTTCGAGTACGGGAAGCGGGACCCGGACGCGTACGCCCACAGCTGGTACGACACCGGGGCGCTGTGGCGCGAGGTGTTCGGGCCGCTGGAGGCCGGCGGCTCCGGCCGCGTGCTGCCCGATCTGTGGGACCCCGTGACCGACCGGGCCACCCGCACCCCGTACCACGCCCTTCCCGAGGGAGGGGTGGTCCTCGTGCACGGCCCGTTCCTGCTGGGGCACTGGTTCCCGTTCGCGCTCAGCGTCCATCTGCGACTGTCCCCGGGGGCGCTGCGGCGACGCACGGCGGAGCCGGAGCGCTGGACCCTGCCCGCCTTCGCCCGGTACGAGGACGAGGTGGCGCCCACGGACCGCGCGGACGTGGTGGTCCGCGCCGACGACCCGGCGCGCCCCGCCTGGTCGGGGCTGCCCGGGGGCGGGTGA
- a CDS encoding winged helix-turn-helix transcriptional regulator — MPRQQQPAARPVRRRSYDQFDATARALDSVGDRWTLLIVRELLGGPRRYTDLHADLPGVSTDVLASRLKDMEQSGLALRRKLPPPSAASVYELTARGRALRPVLAALADWGAPALAERRPTDAVRAHWFALPLLGALAGLTQEGVLEVRLEEGEFHLHVGGGAGAVLPDAEAVAAVYGYGPADRPDARIVLDAEVCLELARGGAALAEAVKDGRVEVFGEGPLAAELRGA; from the coding sequence ATGCCACGTCAGCAGCAGCCAGCAGCACGTCCCGTCCGCCGCCGGAGCTACGACCAGTTCGACGCCACCGCCCGCGCCCTCGACTCCGTCGGCGACCGGTGGACCCTGCTGATCGTCCGTGAACTGCTGGGCGGGCCGCGCCGGTACACGGACCTGCACGCCGACCTGCCCGGCGTCAGCACGGACGTGCTGGCCTCCCGTCTGAAGGACATGGAGCAGTCCGGGCTGGCCCTGCGCCGCAAGCTGCCGCCCCCGTCGGCGGCGTCGGTCTACGAGCTGACCGCGCGCGGACGCGCCCTGCGGCCCGTCCTCGCCGCCCTCGCCGACTGGGGAGCGCCCGCCCTCGCCGAGCGCCGCCCCACGGACGCGGTGCGCGCCCACTGGTTCGCCCTGCCCCTGCTCGGCGCCCTCGCCGGGCTCACCCAGGAGGGCGTCCTCGAAGTCCGGCTGGAGGAGGGCGAGTTCCACCTCCACGTCGGTGGGGGAGCGGGAGCCGTGCTCCCGGACGCCGAAGCGGTCGCCGCGGTGTACGGATACGGTCCCGCCGACCGCCCCGACGCCCGGATCGTCCTCGACGCCGAGGTGTGCCTGGAGCTCGCGCGCGGTGGGGCGGCACTCGCGGAGGCGGTGAAGGACGGCCGCGTCGAGGTGTTCGGCGAAGGCCCGCTCGCCGCCGAACTGCGGGGCGCCTGA
- a CDS encoding pyridoxal phosphate-dependent aminotransferase produces MEFRQSSKLNEVCYEIRGPVIEHANALEEAGHSVLRLNTGNPALFGFEAPEEIVQDMIRMLPRAHGYTDSRGILSARRAVVQRYQAMGLTEIGVDDVFLGNGVSELISMAVQALLEDGDEVLIPAPDFPLWTAVTTLAGGKAVHYVCDEESDWNPDLADMAAKITDRTRAVVIINPNNPTGAVYPREILEGILDLARRHGLMVFADEIYDQILYDGAEHHSAAVLAPDLVCLTFSGLSKTYRVAGFRSGWMVVSGPRQHARNYLEGLTMLASMRLCPNAPAQYAIQAALGGRQSIRELVAPGGRLHEQRDRAWERLNEIPGVSCVKPKGALYAFPRIDPEVHPIVDDEKFVLDLLLREKIQVVQGTGFSWPRPDHFRILTLPYADDLDAAISRIGRFLNGYRQ; encoded by the coding sequence ATGGAGTTCCGGCAGTCCAGCAAGCTCAACGAGGTCTGCTACGAGATCCGGGGCCCGGTCATCGAGCACGCCAACGCCCTGGAGGAGGCGGGCCACAGCGTGCTCCGGCTCAACACGGGCAACCCCGCGCTCTTCGGCTTCGAGGCCCCCGAGGAGATCGTCCAGGACATGATCCGGATGCTGCCGCGGGCCCATGGCTACACCGATTCGCGCGGCATCCTCTCGGCCCGGCGGGCGGTGGTCCAGCGCTACCAGGCCATGGGCCTGACCGAGATCGGCGTGGACGACGTGTTCCTCGGCAACGGGGTCTCCGAGCTGATCTCCATGGCCGTGCAGGCCCTGCTGGAGGACGGCGACGAGGTGCTGATCCCGGCCCCGGACTTCCCGCTGTGGACGGCGGTGACCACACTCGCGGGCGGCAAGGCGGTGCACTACGTCTGCGACGAGGAGTCCGACTGGAATCCGGACCTCGCCGACATGGCCGCGAAGATCACCGACCGGACCAGGGCCGTCGTGATCATCAACCCGAACAACCCCACCGGCGCGGTCTATCCGCGCGAGATCCTCGAAGGCATCCTCGATCTGGCCAGGCGGCACGGGCTGATGGTGTTCGCCGACGAGATCTACGACCAGATCCTGTACGACGGGGCCGAGCACCACAGCGCGGCGGTCCTCGCCCCCGACCTCGTCTGCCTGACCTTCAGCGGGCTGTCGAAGACGTACCGGGTGGCCGGCTTCCGTTCCGGCTGGATGGTGGTGTCCGGCCCCCGGCAGCACGCCCGCAACTATCTGGAGGGCCTCACCATGCTGGCCTCCATGCGGCTGTGCCCCAACGCCCCGGCCCAGTACGCCATTCAGGCCGCGCTCGGCGGGCGGCAGTCCATCCGGGAGCTGGTCGCGCCGGGCGGGAGGCTGCACGAACAGCGCGACCGGGCCTGGGAGCGGCTGAACGAGATCCCCGGCGTCTCGTGCGTGAAGCCGAAGGGCGCGCTGTACGCCTTCCCCCGCATCGACCCCGAGGTGCACCCCATCGTCGACGACGAGAAGTTCGTGCTGGACCTGCTGCTGCGGGAGAAGATCCAGGTGGTGCAGGGCACCGGCTTCAGCTGGCCGCGCCCGGACCACTTCCGCATCCTCACCCTCCCGTACGCCGACGACCTCGACGCGGCGATCAGCCGCATCGGCCGCTTCCTGAACGGGTACCGGCAGTGA